The Arctopsyche grandis isolate Sample6627 chromosome 7, ASM5162203v2, whole genome shotgun sequence genome includes a window with the following:
- the jim gene encoding zinc finger protein jim isoform X1, producing MALASSVSLYYSIVQRAARHYLEDYCHTDTGTPYVLYKDGMERGQGQWGAALDGSYATGQHQSPPSGGSPQQQPTENEQQQQQQQQQQQQQQQQQQQQQQQQLGSPAPTTEQSTLSAEADQLPQLPQQPSPAHIPPSGGPTTPGDALERTSCYAPSVDQHQELQQQYSAHYFKESRPQHAPSGHMLGPGGFPGLHYLKQPGSVLPLGADGTALPLPLPEAHQYGSMPDLRAALPDIIQQGQDSLPSKPRKPNPNGDLRLFKCLTCGKDFKQKSTLLQHERIHTDSRPYGCPECGKRFRQQSHLTQHLRIHANEKPYACVYCPRTFRQRAILNQHLRIHSGEKPYSCGECGKHFRQKAILNQHVRTHQDVSPHLIFKNGMTPTLWPQDVPFPPDEGKEEVQSTYGDADTSSHPDQNRNSCFSPTDSMQYPAYFKDPKGLNHSVFGGANFSALQYLKGATGGKGSGLPDVIQHGRSAGMPLYVRCPICQKEFKQKSTLLQHGCIHIESRPYPCPECGKRFRQQSHLTQHLRIHTNEKPYGCVYCPRFFRQRTILNQHLRIHTGEKPYKCGQCGKDFRQKAILDQHTRTHQGDRPFCCPMPNCRRRFATEPEVKKHIDNHMNPHAAKNRRNNNCNPLLDTKQPLLRALPPTVVKPELYFPQCYAPPFGQPQFAPQGSQGSPAPQEFKPPTQ from the exons ATACTGGGACGCCATACGTGCTATATAAAGATGGCATGGAACGAGGACAGGGACAGTGGGGAGCAGCACTCGATGGCTCTTATGCCACTGGCCAGCACCAATCGCCGCCTAGCGGTGGTTCGCCGCAGCAACAGCCGACGGAGAATgagcaacaacaacagcagcagcagcaacaacaacagcaacaacagcagcaacaacagcagcagcagcaacagcagCTCGGAAGCCCAGCACCTACTACCGAACAATCCACGCTATCAGCGGAAGCAGACCAACTACCCCAACTTCCGCAGCAACCCTCACCCGCGCACATACCCCCGTCGGGAGGTCCCACGACACCCGGCGATGCCCTGGAACGCACCTCATGCTACGCACCATCCGTCGACCAGCATCAGGAGCTGCAGCAGCAATACTCAGCGCACTATTTCAAAGAGTCTCGACCTCAGCATGCACCCAGCGGGCATATGCTCGGACCAGGCGGCTTCCCGGGTCTCCACTATCTGAAGCAACCCGGTAGCGTGCTGCCCCTCGGAGCTGATGGAACGGCACTACCACTACCTTTGCCTGAAGCGCATCAGTATGGCAGCATGCCTGATTTGCGAGCCGCCCTCCCTGATATCATCCAACAGGGGCAGGATTCGTTGCCGTCGAAGCCTAGGAAGCCTAATCCCAACGGGGATCTGCGCTTGTTCAAGTGCCTCACTTGCGGCAAGGACTTCAAGCAGAAGAGCACGCTGCTGCAGCACGAACGAATCCACACGGATTCCAGGCCCTACGGTTGTCCAGAGTGCGGCAAACGATTCAGACAGCAGTCGCATCTCACGCAGCATCTGCGCATCCACGCCAACGAGAAGCCATATGCTTGTGTGTACTGCCCACGCACCTTCAGACAACGGGCCATCCTCAACCAGCACCTGCGCATCCATTCCGGTGAGAAGCCCTACTCATGCGGGGAGTGCGGCAAACATTTCCGCCAGAAGGCCATCCTGAATCAGCACGTCCGCACACACCAAG aTGTGTCGCCTCATTTGATATTCAAGAACGGTATGACGCCTACGCTGTGGCCGCAGGACGTGCCATTTCCACCGGACGAAGGCAAGGAAGAAGTCCAATCGACGTACGGAGACGCCGATACCAGCTCTCATCCGGACCAGAACCGCAACAGTTGCTTCTCACCGACGGATTCAATGCAATACCCCGCCTATTTCAAAGACCCGAAAGGTCTCAATCATTCAGTATTCGGTGGTGCAAACTTCAGCGCTTTGCAATATTTGAAGGGGGCTACGGGAGGTAAAGGTTCAGGTCTGCCGGACGTGATCCAGCACGGTCGCTCGGCAGGCATGCCTCTCTATGTCCGTTGTCCCATATGTCAGAAGGAGTTCAAGCAAAAATCCACGCTGCTTCAACACGGTTGCATTCACATCGAATCGCGACCCTACCCGTGTCCGGAGTGCGGCAAGCGCTTCAGACAGCAATCTCATCTGACCCAACACTTACGGATCCACACGAACGAAAAGCCGTACGGCTGTGTGTACTGTCCGAGGTTCTTCCGTCAGCGCACCATTCTCAACCAGCATTTGCGGATTCACACAGGTGAAAAGCCGTACAAGTGCGGGCAGTGCGGCAAGGACTTCAGACAGAAAGCAATATTGGATCAACATACGAGGACGCACCAAGGTGATAGGCCGTTCTGTTGCCCGATGCCAAATTGCAGACGCCGCTTCGCCACCGAGCCCGAGGTGAAGAAGCACATCGACAATCATATGAATCCTCACGCGGCTAAGAACCGACGGAACAACAATTGTAATCCACTGTTGGATACCAAACAGCCGTTGTTGAGAGCTTTGCCACCGACGGTGGTCAAACCGGAGTTGTACTTCCCTCAGTGCTACGCTCCACCATTCGGTCAGCCTCAGTTCGCCCCTCAGGGCTCGCAGGGATCGCCGGCTCCTCAGGAGTTCAAACCACCTACCCAGTGA
- the jim gene encoding zinc finger protein jim isoform X2 yields MALASSVSLYYSIVQRAARHYLEDYCHTDTGTPYVLYKDGMERGQGQWGAALDGSYATGQHQSPPSGGSPQQQPTENEQQQQQQQQQQQQQQQQQQQQQQQQLGSPAPTTEQSTLSAEADQLPQLPQQPSPAHIPPSGGPTTPGDALERTSCYAPSVDQHQELQQQYSAHYFKESRPQHAPSGHMLGPGGFPGLHYLKQPGSVLPLGADGTALPLPLPEAHQYGSMPDLRAALPDIIQQGQDSLPSKPRKPNPNGDLRLFKCLTCGKDFKQKSTLLQHERIHTDSRPYGCPECGKRFRQQSHLTQHLRIHANEKPYACVYCPRTFRQRAILNQHLRIHSDVSPHLIFKNGMTPTLWPQDVPFPPDEGKEEVQSTYGDADTSSHPDQNRNSCFSPTDSMQYPAYFKDPKGLNHSVFGGANFSALQYLKGATGGKGSGLPDVIQHGRSAGMPLYVRCPICQKEFKQKSTLLQHGCIHIESRPYPCPECGKRFRQQSHLTQHLRIHTNEKPYGCVYCPRFFRQRTILNQHLRIHTGEKPYKCGQCGKDFRQKAILDQHTRTHQGDRPFCCPMPNCRRRFATEPEVKKHIDNHMNPHAAKNRRNNNCNPLLDTKQPLLRALPPTVVKPELYFPQCYAPPFGQPQFAPQGSQGSPAPQEFKPPTQ; encoded by the exons ATACTGGGACGCCATACGTGCTATATAAAGATGGCATGGAACGAGGACAGGGACAGTGGGGAGCAGCACTCGATGGCTCTTATGCCACTGGCCAGCACCAATCGCCGCCTAGCGGTGGTTCGCCGCAGCAACAGCCGACGGAGAATgagcaacaacaacagcagcagcagcaacaacaacagcaacaacagcagcaacaacagcagcagcagcaacagcagCTCGGAAGCCCAGCACCTACTACCGAACAATCCACGCTATCAGCGGAAGCAGACCAACTACCCCAACTTCCGCAGCAACCCTCACCCGCGCACATACCCCCGTCGGGAGGTCCCACGACACCCGGCGATGCCCTGGAACGCACCTCATGCTACGCACCATCCGTCGACCAGCATCAGGAGCTGCAGCAGCAATACTCAGCGCACTATTTCAAAGAGTCTCGACCTCAGCATGCACCCAGCGGGCATATGCTCGGACCAGGCGGCTTCCCGGGTCTCCACTATCTGAAGCAACCCGGTAGCGTGCTGCCCCTCGGAGCTGATGGAACGGCACTACCACTACCTTTGCCTGAAGCGCATCAGTATGGCAGCATGCCTGATTTGCGAGCCGCCCTCCCTGATATCATCCAACAGGGGCAGGATTCGTTGCCGTCGAAGCCTAGGAAGCCTAATCCCAACGGGGATCTGCGCTTGTTCAAGTGCCTCACTTGCGGCAAGGACTTCAAGCAGAAGAGCACGCTGCTGCAGCACGAACGAATCCACACGGATTCCAGGCCCTACGGTTGTCCAGAGTGCGGCAAACGATTCAGACAGCAGTCGCATCTCACGCAGCATCTGCGCATCCACGCCAACGAGAAGCCATATGCTTGTGTGTACTGCCCACGCACCTTCAGACAACGGGCCATCCTCAACCAGCACCTGCGCATCCATTCCG aTGTGTCGCCTCATTTGATATTCAAGAACGGTATGACGCCTACGCTGTGGCCGCAGGACGTGCCATTTCCACCGGACGAAGGCAAGGAAGAAGTCCAATCGACGTACGGAGACGCCGATACCAGCTCTCATCCGGACCAGAACCGCAACAGTTGCTTCTCACCGACGGATTCAATGCAATACCCCGCCTATTTCAAAGACCCGAAAGGTCTCAATCATTCAGTATTCGGTGGTGCAAACTTCAGCGCTTTGCAATATTTGAAGGGGGCTACGGGAGGTAAAGGTTCAGGTCTGCCGGACGTGATCCAGCACGGTCGCTCGGCAGGCATGCCTCTCTATGTCCGTTGTCCCATATGTCAGAAGGAGTTCAAGCAAAAATCCACGCTGCTTCAACACGGTTGCATTCACATCGAATCGCGACCCTACCCGTGTCCGGAGTGCGGCAAGCGCTTCAGACAGCAATCTCATCTGACCCAACACTTACGGATCCACACGAACGAAAAGCCGTACGGCTGTGTGTACTGTCCGAGGTTCTTCCGTCAGCGCACCATTCTCAACCAGCATTTGCGGATTCACACAGGTGAAAAGCCGTACAAGTGCGGGCAGTGCGGCAAGGACTTCAGACAGAAAGCAATATTGGATCAACATACGAGGACGCACCAAGGTGATAGGCCGTTCTGTTGCCCGATGCCAAATTGCAGACGCCGCTTCGCCACCGAGCCCGAGGTGAAGAAGCACATCGACAATCATATGAATCCTCACGCGGCTAAGAACCGACGGAACAACAATTGTAATCCACTGTTGGATACCAAACAGCCGTTGTTGAGAGCTTTGCCACCGACGGTGGTCAAACCGGAGTTGTACTTCCCTCAGTGCTACGCTCCACCATTCGGTCAGCCTCAGTTCGCCCCTCAGGGCTCGCAGGGATCGCCGGCTCCTCAGGAGTTCAAACCACCTACCCAGTGA